CTCTGACTTTCAATCTCTGGCCCTTTTTATTTACATTCATTCCTATTCATTTAtccactccccccaccaccccatctCTTACCCCTCCAAACCCCTCACTCACCAGCTCCTTCCAGATCCACAGCAGACTCTCCCTGGCACCTCCAGTGTCAGCCCCTGGGAACATGAGGGTCTGACCCACCCTCTTCACTGGGGGCACCACCCTCAGGGCCCGCGGGGGTGGGCCCAGCCCTGGGGGCACCAGTCCAGCCTGCCTCAGCTGCTTCCACAGCTCCATAGTCTCTGAGCAGTGGCGGCCAGGAGCAGGAAGTAGCAAGGTCCAGAGTGACCCAGTCCCCTGGGGagccgggggctggggggggggggagtaaaGGGCAGTGGGGGTAGGAGAgggccagccccaccccctcGGGCAACCCAAAG
Above is a window of Balaenoptera ricei isolate mBalRic1 chromosome 19, mBalRic1.hap2, whole genome shotgun sequence DNA encoding:
- the ERICH4 gene encoding LOW QUALITY PROTEIN: glutamate-rich protein 4 (The sequence of the model RefSeq protein was modified relative to this genomic sequence to represent the inferred CDS: deleted 1 base in 1 codon) produces the protein MDFGLPEGVGLALSYPHCPYSPPPQPPAPQGTGSLWTLLLPAPGRHCSETMELWKQLRQAGLVPPGLGPPPRALRVVPPVKRVGQTLMFPGADTGGARESLLWIWKELVNLRLVDVQLLGQLCSLGLEMGALQEELITFLEEEEDRELEGKQEGACGPAPGHRLPDFEMTI